In Marinibacterium anthonyi, the DNA window GGGTGGAGGTCACGGGCGGGCGGGCGACGGCCGTGCATTACACGGTGGGCGGCCAGAGGTTTCGCGCGGTCGCCCGGCACGAGATCGCCCTGGCCGCCGGCACCTTCGCCACGCCGAAGCTTTTGCAATTGTCGGGGATCGGCGATCCGGCCTGGCTGACGCCGCTGGGGATCAAGGTCGCGCGCGCGCTGACAGGTGTGGGGCGCAACCTGCAGGACCGATACGAGATCGCGGTGGTCAGCCGGACCCGGCAGCCCTGGGGCGCGCTGCGCGGTGTGCGCTACAGCATCGATGACGGACCCTACCGGTTGTGGAAATGGCTGCGGGCGGGCACCTACAAGAGCAATGGCGTGCTGTTTTCGGTCGCGCTGAAATCACGGCCCAGCCTGCCGGTGCCGGATCTGTTCTGCTTTGCCCTGCTGGCGGATTTCCGGGGCTATTACGCGGGCTATTCCCGCCGCCTGCAGGCGCCCAACTACCTCAGCTGGGTGGTGCTGAAGGCCTATACCAACAACACGGCGGGCGAGGTCCGGCTGATATCCGCGGATCCCGCCGCCGCGCCCGCGATCCGGTTTCGCTATTTCGACGAAGGCACCCCCGATGGCGGCGCCGATCTGGACGCGGTGGTCGCCGGGGTGCGGTTCATGCGCAAGATCGCCGACGGCGTGGGCGACGCGGTCGAGGTGGAGGAAGAACCGGGGCGCCAGACCTTCTCGGACGACGCGCTGAGGGCCTATGTGAAGGACAACGCCTGGGGCCACCACGCCTGCGGCACCTGCGCCATGCGCCCGCAGGACCGGGGCGGGGTCGTGGACAGCAGGTTTCGCGTGCACGGGGTGGCCGGCCTGCGGGTCGTCGATGCCTCGGTCTTCTCGCGCATTCCGGGGTATTTCCTGGTCAGCGCGGTGTTCATGATCGCCGAAAAGGCGGCGGACACCATTGCCGAGGATATCGCGGCGAAGGGACAGGGGCGGAATGCCCGTGGGGCCGGGGTGAAAGGGGCGGATACATGAAACCGTTTCGCCGCGATGTCAGGTGCGATTTGATTGCACGATGTCCCGATTGTCCGCCATGGGGGCGTCGCCTGGGGCGGTTGCAGGGAAAAGGCCGGATTCCGACGGCTTGCGGTGAAATCCGGGGGATGCCGAAAGTCCGGGTCGCATTCAATTGCCTGATCCGGGCCGGAATACCCCGACAGCTGTCGCTGAAAATGCTATCGTGATCTCATTAAGTCCAACCTCGGTTCTTTATCGTCATTGAAGGAGCATCTCTTGTGTCCGTGAGAGAATCCGCACCGCTGAAGGCATTCCTGGAAACCATTGCGCCATCCGGTTCGATCGAGGAGCTGGTGGAAGACACCCGCACTGGCGGGGGCGTCACCGAAGGCGTTGCCGCCCAGTCCGAAGAACGGCGCATCCTGGCCAAGCTGGCGACCGGCGCCCGGATGACGCCGGACGAGATGTTCTTTACCGAGGCGATCATCATCCCGGACCGGCGGCCCGCCGTGACCATCCAGGACGGCACCTACGATCTGCGGCACGCCGACTGGCTGCACCTGAACCAGCCCGGACCGCGCGAAAGGATCACCCGCGCGATCCCCGGCATCGGGCGGGTCGAGCTTCCGGGGCATCCCACGGCCCCCTATGGCGGCACGGCCTTCGTCGTGGGCCGGGATCTGCTGATGACCAACCGCCACGTGGCCGAAGCCTTTGCCCGGGGCCTGGGCACCCGGTCCCTGTCGTTCATTCCCGGGCGGATGGGGGCGGTCGATTTCCTGCGGGAACACGACCGGCCCGACGGGGTCGTTCTGGACGTCACCGGGATCGCGATGATCCATCCCTATTGGGACATGGCGCTGCTGCGCATCGACGGTCTGCCCGATACCCATCCCATCCTGTCGCTGGCCACCGGCGCGGTGGAGGATCGCGTCGGGCAGGACGTGGCGGTGATCGGCTATCCCGCTTTCGATCCCCGCAATGCGCTGGACGTGCAGGACAAGGTGTTTGGCGGCGTCTATGGCGTCAAGCGGCTGCAGCCGGGCAAGATGCGCGGGCGGGCCGATGTGGAAAGCTATGATCGCTTCGTGACGGTGCCGACCCATGATGCGTCGACGCTGGGGGGCAATTCGGGGTCCTGCGTGGTGGATGTGCAGACGGGCGAGATCCTGGGGCTGCATTTCGGCGGCCATTACCTGAAGGCGAATTACTGTGTCGCGGCCAGCGACCTGGCGCGGGACGGGCGGGTGATCGACGCGGGCGTGCGGTTTTCCGGGATGCCGCGGCGGGGGCCGGTGCCCTGGGACCCGATCTGGCTGGCGACAGAGGCCGCGTCCGCGCCGGACACCAGCCCGCCGCCCGACATTGCTGCGGCGGTGGACACCAGCGGCGACAGCGTCACGGCGACCAACGTGGGCCTGTCCGTTGCCACCCCCGGCGGCGAGGTGCGGATCACCGTCCCGCTGGAATTGACGCTGCGGCTGGGCACGCCGGTCATTTGCGGCACGGATACCAGCGTCGCGCCCGCCGTGGTGGCCGAGCGGACGGGCGAGCGTCCGCCGCCGGGCAAGCCGTTCTACGACAACGATTACGCGACGCGCCGGGGCTACGATCCGGACTTCCTGGGCCTGCCCATCCCCTTGCCCGTGCCGCGCAATCCTTCGGAGCTGGTGACCGGTCAGGACCTTGACGGCATCTGGCTGCACTACCACCATTTCTCGGTCGCGATGAACCGCGACCGCCGGCTGGCCCAGATGACGGCGGCCATGATCGACGCAAGCGCGGCCGCCAAGACGCCCGGACACCGGCCTGCGGGCGATTACACCCGCGACGGTCTGGCCGGGCGGTCCAGCGACGCCTGGTTCTTCGACGACCGCATCCCGCGCAGCCAGCAACTGGCCGAAACGTTCTTTGAAAAGGACAGGGGATCCTTCGACAAGGGCCACGTGGTGCGGCGCGACGACGTGGCCTGGGGCGCCACCTACGAGGAAATGCGCAACGCCAACGGGGATTCCTTTCACGTCACCAATTGTTCCCCCCAGACCTCTGCGCTGAACCAATCGAGCCAGGGCAAGGACAATTGGGGCGACCTGGAAAACCTGATCCTGGACGAGGCGGAAACCGAGAAGCTGGCGGTCTTCGGCGGGCCGGTCTTTGCCGCCGGCGATCCGGTCTTCAAGGGCGTCGATCACGCCGGAACGGTGCAGGTGCAGATCCCGCGCCGGTACTGGAAGCTTGTCGTCGCGCGCAAGGCGGATGCGCTCGAAGCCTTCGGGTTCGTCCTGGAGCAGGATCTGTCGGACGTGGCGCTGGAATTCCAGGTCACGCCGAACTGGGTTCCGTTCATGGAGCCGGTGGCCGAGATCGAGCGCCTGTCGGGCTTCGATTTCGCCGACGCGATCCGGACCGCCGACCGGTTTGCAACCTCCGCAGGCCGGGCCATGGCGGCGGCGGGCGGGGCCCGGACCCGGACGGGCGGGACCGGTTCAGGCGAAACAGCCCCGGTCGTGAACCTGCAGCAGGTCCTGTTGGCCTGGCGTGCGCTTCAGGACGACGACGACGCGGCCGGCCGCGACCCGGCGCGGTTCACCGTCGAACTGGATCGCCCGCTCAGCGACGCCACCATCGCGGTGGTGCTGGAACGGGCGCTGGGGCTTGACCTGTCCGTCGCGGCCCTGTTCGAGGATGATCCGGACCTGGAGCTGGACCGCTTCCGGCTGGTCGAGGTGCCCGGGATCGGCGAGGCGGATCGCGCCGATCTCTTCGATATCGCCCGCCTCATGGCGGCGGAACTTGACGCGGCCTCGGTCGAACCCGACCTTTCCGCCCGCTATTTCGAGGCCGAACCGGCACCGCCCCCCGAAGGGGTGGAGGATCGCGCGGGCTTTCCGCCCGGGTGCTGGGCCACGGAACAGCCGGGCGATCCCGACTGGGCGCTGCAGGCGGTGAACCTGCCGGCCGCCTGGACCCTGTCGCGCGACATGGGGCGGCCCGTCGCGGGCGAGGGGGTCGTGATCTTTCAGCCCGACACCGGGATCGTGCGGACCCATCCGGAACTGCCCGCAACGCTGGCGGACGACCCGCGCGCGGCGAACTTCATCGAAGACGGCGCGCCGCCGGTCGATCCGCTGACCGGCTTCGGCAATGTCGGGCACGGCACCGGGACCGGCAGCGTCGTGGCCAGCCCGCCGACGCTGCAGATCACCGGCGCGGCCCATGCCGCGACGCTGGTGCCGGTCCGCTGCCTGCGCGTCGTGGCGCGGCTGGATCAAAGCCGTGTCGCCAAGGCGATCAACCACGCCCGCCTGAACGGCGCCCATGTCATCACCATGAGCCTGGGCGGCGTGCCGGGGTTCGGGCTGCGGGCCGCGGTGCGCAAGGCGGTGGAGGCCGACATCATCGTGCTGGCCGCCGCCGGCAACTGCGTCGGGACGGTGGTCTGGCCCGCCCGCTACGACGAGGTGATCGCGGTCGCCGGATCGAACGAGCAGGATCTGCCCTGGCAGGGGTCCAGCCATGGTCGGTCGATCGACATCACGGCGCCGGCGGAATTCGTGCTGCGCGCCAAGGCGGGCGAACCCGGCGATCCGGGCCGGATCGACGGCGGGCAGGGGACGTCCTTTGCGGTGGCGCTGACAGCCGGCATTGCCGCCAGCTGGCTGGCCCATCACGGGCGCGACGCGATCATCGCCTCGCTGCGCCCCGGAGAGACGGTGCAGGACCGGTTCCGCGCGCTGTTGCGCCAGACGGCGCGGCCGGTGGATACGTTGGACCCGGGCCAATACGGGCCGGGCGTGGTGGATGCCGGGAAACTGCTGGCGGCGGACCTGGTGCCGGCGCTGACGGCAACAGAAGCCGTCCGGCAGCCGGTGCCCGTCGACCGACAGGTGTTGGACCTGTTCTCTGATATCGACGCCGGTCTGGAGCAACCCGCCGCCCTTGCCCTGCGCCAGCCCGGATCGGTTCTGGAACTGGCCTGCATCGGCCTGGACCACGCGCGATCCCGCAATGACGGGCGCCGCACGCTTGAGGCGGCGCCGTCGATCGGCCTGTCGCGCGGGTTGGCGGCGACGCTTGGGCCCGACCTGGTGGCGCGCCTGATCCAGGCGCCCGGGTGATGGCGGGCGCCGCCGCCGTTCGGGTCCCCGGCGCTGCCGCCCGATCCGGGTGCAGGGCGTCGTGCTGCGCATCCCGAAAGCGGCCCCGCAGGGCAGGCCGATCCGGTCCCGCCGACCTGGTCTGTTGCCGAACGACTGTGCAGGCACTTTTCCTATGGGGTGCTGGCCCTGGGGCCATGACACGGCAAGCGTGTCTTTTCGCATCCAAAGCCGATCGGCCCCTCACAACCTGCCCATATTCCCTAAACTACTCAGCTGTGGGCGGCATGACTGATTGGCATGCATCCTTCTGACTGGCCCGGACCGCAGGTCACTCCGGTCTCGGGGCGCGAAGAACCCGGTTCGATTCAAGCGAGGTACGGCAAGCGCCATGGAGCCACGGACATTGTTTCTGCACGTCGGGCTCGGCAAGACCGGGTAAAGCTTCGTTTCGAAGGTGTCCTGTATCCCGACCTGCAGCCGGCCGGCACGGCGGCGGACCAGCGCGGCCGGAACTGGCGCACCGCGGGCGGCAATGGCGTGGTCTTTACGCGGGCCGATCTGATGGCCCCCAATGCCGGTGTTCTCGGCGTGCCGCGCGAGATCTTCGTCGCCGACACCTCGCGGATCGTGAACCGGTCTCTCCGCCTGCCCAAGGTCGAGATGGCCCGGGCCCGGGGC includes these proteins:
- the betA_2 gene encoding Choline dehydrogenase, which translates into the protein MEQGHSQVEEPDVIVVGAGAGGAVLAARLVEAGLSVLVLEAGGDPCAGDRRGDARDLVADYRVPAFHAFASEHPGMADDHWVHHYDDQDRRRRDWRHDAGRDGVLYPRAKGLGGCASHNAMIVVRPNDCDWNHIAEVTGDASWRATRMQAYWERIERCRYRAVPWRWLYRLTGWNPLGHGWSGWLQTERAFPLRVLRDRPLRRSILRSMGAAADAYPGLALDWESTSFDGNARRLWNAHASGARIAPMCTKHHARHGPRERLLEVHKRHPDRLTIRLGVRVERVEVTGGRATAVHYTVGGQRFRAVARHEIALAAGTFATPKLLQLSGIGDPAWLTPLGIKVARALTGVGRNLQDRYEIAVVSRTRQPWGALRGVRYSIDDGPYRLWKWLRAGTYKSNGVLFSVALKSRPSLPVPDLFCFALLADFRGYYAGYSRRLQAPNYLSWVVLKAYTNNTAGEVRLISADPAAAPAIRFRYFDEGTPDGGADLDAVVAGVRFMRKIADGVGDAVEVEEEPGRQTFSDDALRAYVKDNAWGHHACGTCAMRPQDRGGVVDSRFRVHGVAGLRVVDASVFSRIPGYFLVSAVFMIAEKAADTIAEDIAAKGQGRNARGAGVKGADT
- the aprE gene encoding M-protease precursor; the protein is MSVRESAPLKAFLETIAPSGSIEELVEDTRTGGGVTEGVAAQSEERRILAKLATGARMTPDEMFFTEAIIIPDRRPAVTIQDGTYDLRHADWLHLNQPGPRERITRAIPGIGRVELPGHPTAPYGGTAFVVGRDLLMTNRHVAEAFARGLGTRSLSFIPGRMGAVDFLREHDRPDGVVLDVTGIAMIHPYWDMALLRIDGLPDTHPILSLATGAVEDRVGQDVAVIGYPAFDPRNALDVQDKVFGGVYGVKRLQPGKMRGRADVESYDRFVTVPTHDASTLGGNSGSCVVDVQTGEILGLHFGGHYLKANYCVAASDLARDGRVIDAGVRFSGMPRRGPVPWDPIWLATEAASAPDTSPPPDIAAAVDTSGDSVTATNVGLSVATPGGEVRITVPLELTLRLGTPVICGTDTSVAPAVVAERTGERPPPGKPFYDNDYATRRGYDPDFLGLPIPLPVPRNPSELVTGQDLDGIWLHYHHFSVAMNRDRRLAQMTAAMIDASAAAKTPGHRPAGDYTRDGLAGRSSDAWFFDDRIPRSQQLAETFFEKDRGSFDKGHVVRRDDVAWGATYEEMRNANGDSFHVTNCSPQTSALNQSSQGKDNWGDLENLILDEAETEKLAVFGGPVFAAGDPVFKGVDHAGTVQVQIPRRYWKLVVARKADALEAFGFVLEQDLSDVALEFQVTPNWVPFMEPVAEIERLSGFDFADAIRTADRFATSAGRAMAAAGGARTRTGGTGSGETAPVVNLQQVLLAWRALQDDDDAAGRDPARFTVELDRPLSDATIAVVLERALGLDLSVAALFEDDPDLELDRFRLVEVPGIGEADRADLFDIARLMAAELDAASVEPDLSARYFEAEPAPPPEGVEDRAGFPPGCWATEQPGDPDWALQAVNLPAAWTLSRDMGRPVAGEGVVIFQPDTGIVRTHPELPATLADDPRAANFIEDGAPPVDPLTGFGNVGHGTGTGSVVASPPTLQITGAAHAATLVPVRCLRVVARLDQSRVAKAINHARLNGAHVITMSLGGVPGFGLRAAVRKAVEADIIVLAAAGNCVGTVVWPARYDEVIAVAGSNEQDLPWQGSSHGRSIDITAPAEFVLRAKAGEPGDPGRIDGGQGTSFAVALTAGIAASWLAHHGRDAIIASLRPGETVQDRFRALLRQTARPVDTLDPGQYGPGVVDAGKLLAADLVPALTATEAVRQPVPVDRQVLDLFSDIDAGLEQPAALALRQPGSVLELACIGLDHARSRNDGRRTLEAAPSIGLSRGLAATLGPDLVARLIQAPG